The window aaatatattttaaaagacaCTTCATTCTTTAGTTAAAacacatttaaatattataatttaaatattttaataattgttatagACCTCCAtcccaaaaaaattgtttcatcaGCATTATCGAAAATTTGTTTTTACTAGAAAATATGTTTGGTGGTTCACCTGGATACGTTGATATCCAGTACCAATACATAGAAGGGTTTTTCGAAAATTTAAGTGCACCAGATATAGAGCCCCGTTCGATTGAGTTTATGATTTTAACTTGagtttatgattttaatttaatgtgACTTATAATATAACATGATTTATGTAATAAGTTGGGAGTTTAATATATTAGTTGTGATAATTTTGACCCATTAATAACTTATgcgttattaaaaatataataataaatataaaagtgaTATATAGGTAAATTTATGTCTTACGGttgatttttatcaaataaaaaataaaaaaactaattcATTTACAAAAGTACCTCAAATTAACGCCCGGTTTTAAGTCAATTTATGACTTATTTCCGACTCCTAATTACATAAACAGATATTTTTcgccaaaaaattagaaaaatttgcaGTTTCATTACAAGTACAAGAGCAGCACTCATCTATCTGAATCACTCAATGTAGTGATATCTACTATTAAACTACAGTCTATGAATTTGGTGCGTATCCAAATGCATCACAGGACATTTTTCCAGTTAGTCGCTGCTGATCGACTGGAAGAACCTTCAAACTTCGTGCTCCTGAGAATGACAaccataaaaaaaatcagatttgttTTACTATAACagcatgcaaatttttgaaGTAGTATTCTACAAGATAACTAAAGAGAAAATAGCTAGTGTTGTACTTTCTGTTTGATTAGAAGGAATGTTACGAggtaggaatggaatgaaaaattgcACGACCACTAATAAGTTGGAATGCAATTTTTGATGAATTAAGATTTCTGATATGGTAATGTAGTGAACTTACTGGCTGATAGAACTGAAATTCATTCCTGATGCGCGAAGGATTTCTTTGATTAGCTGCAATTCTTTGATGACATCTCCGATGTCCATTCTTTCTCTAGGTGATTCTCCTGAACAAGCGACTCCTATATTGAGTATGGAGGCCAAGCATTCCTGCATTTGATCAACATTCAGTTGTTCCATGCCCAAATTATTCATAGCTACTGTCTCCTCATCATCATTCTCATTGTCAACTTCTAGAGCAGACAAAAGTGTTGGATCTACAATATTGGTTATTTGATCAGGCAGGCTGGTTTTGACAAACTTGTGCAGATCCAATCCTTCAACAAACAAGCTGTCAGTTGGCCTTTTCCTGGTGAACATTTCAAGCAAGAGAATTCCATACGCATAGACATCACCGTCTGGGGAGAGTTTGCTTCCCATGCCATActctaaacaaaattttaagtgATGTAGTTAGgataatttttacaaaaaactTAGAAGTAACTCAAAGACTAGAAACCAGACTTCATTGATACTTGAAAGGACAAAAATCAAATGAGGTACCTGGAGGAGCATAACCAATAGTACCCCTCAATCCAACAGAGCTGCTTTGATTTGAGTAAGATTTAGAATTGCTGTCTGGAATGAACTTCGCTAACCCAAAATCACCCACATGAGCCGTCATATCATTGTCAAGAAGAATGTTGCTAGGCTTAAGATCACAATGAACAATTGGTTTATGACATTGGTGATGGAGATAATCTAATGCAGAAGCTACATCAATAGCAATATTTAGCCTTTGGAAAAGGTTTAATGTTCTTGGTTCGTTAAAAGCTTCATCTGGTCTTGTTATATGATGCAGCCAACTTTCCAAACTTCCATTAGGCATATACTCGTACACGAGAGCTTTAAACTCATTAGTTTGAGAATCAATACTTGAGCAAGCTGTTAAGACTTTGACAAGATTCCGATGTCTTGTGTTCCTCAAAACCTCACACTCAGCAATGAAGCTTTTTATAGCCCCTCTTTGATAGAGGTGAAGTACTTTCACTGCAACATCAGTTCCATCAGGATCAAGTACTCCTTTATAAACAGAGCCGAAGCTTCCACTACCAATTAAATTAGTTGAGGAGAAACCCCCTGTAGCTTCATATAGATTCTGATAGGAAACATTCATAAAGAAACCTCTTGTTGATGAAGATGCTATAGAAGGCTCTTTTTTAGTTTTTCTTAGCCGCCTAATAATCAAAATCGACATCAACAAAACAAGTGCTAGAAGCCCAGTAAGTATTGGGATTAGTAGCTTCAGACCGAAAAATGTTTTGCCTTTCTCCTCTTCATTCTGTGGGCATGACACCAAGTGAAACTCAGGAACACCACCACATAGGTAGCGATTCCCATCAATGGAAACTGCAGTCCTATTTCTGAAAATCCCTTCTCTTGGAACTTCTCCCTCAAAGCGGTTAAATGACAAATTTAGTTTCTTCAGTGAGATGATCTGAAGGAAATTTGGGAGTTTGCCAGACAAGTTGTTACGTGAAACATCCATGACCTGAAGACCCTTTAGAAATTTGAATGACGGAGGAATGGAACCTTGAAAAAAATTTCCTTCCATATGGAGGTGTTCTAAGGCAAGACATCTACTGAGGCTAGATGAAATTTCACCAGACAACATATTATCAGAAACATCCAAGTACGCGAGGTTTATTAGAGCACCAATCTTAGAAGGTAGAGAGCCATTCAGATGATTTTGAGCGAGGTTTAATGAAATGGTAAGGGAAGAAAGTCCCATAATACTTTCTGGTATGGTACCATCAAGTGTATTCTGGGACAGGTCTAGATCTTGCAAGTACTGAAAGTTCCCAAAGGTAGGAGGAACTGTTCCATTCAGACGATTTTTTTCAAGATGGAGAGAATACAACTGAGGTATGCTAGAGAGGGAAGGTGGAATGCTTCCTGAAAGTTCATTTTCTGATAAATTCAATCGCCTCAACATTCTTAAATTACCAATAGACTTAGGAATGCTTCCACTGAATTTGTTCGTCTGCAATTGTAATTCAGTTAAGTTGACTAGATTCCCAATCGCAGAAGGTATACTTCCAGATAATTTATTACTACCCAATCTTAGAGTCAAAAGTTCAGTTGATAGATTAGCTATAGCATTAGGCAAGACCCCTTCAAACTGATTATCACTCAGAACAAGCATTTTCAACAATCTACATGTAGTAAGCGACTTCATAAAACTCAAATCTCCCTCGAGATGGTTAGAAGACAAAACCAGCCACCATAGATTAGGTAATCCTCCAAAATCAACAGAAACTTTTCCGGTAAATTGGCTTCCATCAACATCAATTTCCAAAAGATTAGAGGCATTTGACAAAGACTCCGGAAGGGATCCACTTATAAGATTGTGACCAAGATTAAGAACTTGCAGATTAGGAAGACTAAATCCCAAAGTTGATGGTAAACTACCATAAAGCTGATTATAAGGCAAAGTAATTTTCACAAGAGAACTAATATTAAACACCGAGGGAGGGATCACACCTGACAACTTATTCAATCCAATTCCAAGAAACTGCAAGTTCTTTAATTTCGCAAGTGAAGCAGGTATATTTCCCTCCAAATTATTAACTGACAAAGAAAATGTACTTATCGACGAAAGATTACCAAAAGAATCAGGAATCAACCCAGTAAGACCATTATAATGAAGTTTCATCTTTTCTAGCTTCTGCATTGAACCTAACTCATATGGAATTTTCCCTGTCAATCTGTTAAACCCTAAACTAATTTGCACAAGTGACAAACAACCAGAAATATTCCTAGGGATTTCACCAGAAAATGAATTATTACTCATATTAAGGTACTTAAGCCTAAACAAATTGCCAACTTCCTCAGGAATTTTCCCATAAAAATCATTCACCTCAAGATTAATTCCAGTAAGAAAAGTGAGATTACCTATATGAGGAGACAGAGTACCCACCAAACCTAATGAAGTCAAGTTCAAAACAGTGACTCTTTGGTGAAGATGGCCACAAGTAACACCAGCCCATCTGCAAAAATGCAGTGAATCATTCCATGCAGCTGTGATTCCACTTGGGTCATGAATAATTCTTGATTTTATAGCTAGCAAAGCAAGATGATCAGTCTCATTACTtgcacaaaaaataaattttggtaAAATTAACAAGAAAACAGTGCATATTGAGAGTGCATTATTGAACATAACAGATGGTGCCATAAGGCAAAAGCTTTGAGTTCTGAATGATGCAGAGGAGAAATAGCAGTGCACTAATGCTTGCTTGGCTTTTCTGGAGGGAATAATAAATGCATTGGTTTGTGAATTACTGGATTTTCTGTTGGGATGTAAGTGTTAACATAATGTGGGTCATGTATTGACTGATGGGTCaatttatttgtttagttttgttttgagttgaatcttgtaatgatcCAGAACTGATCTAAACAGGGAATGAGTTACAACACTGACAGTGACTTGGGTGTCACTTGTCTCTTGTTGTGTCTGAACAATACAAATCTATTGATTGGATCTTTGGAATTGTTTGGAAATAAGTACTGTGATTGATACGGTAATATCTTTAGCTAAGGTGTAAAATGTTGAATTTTATCGATATACGAAATGATCTGTTATATTCTTTTACTAAATAATATGAAatggtttgttttttttttttttttttttttgaaacaaaaggcTTTCATTACTTCTTCAAATCATCCAAAATAATCTCCACCAAATGAGTAGGAGGAGATGTAAACACAATAAAGCAATTTAACATACAGGGAACTCTTGCCAAACAATGAGCTACCCTATTAGCTTGCTTACGAACATGACATAAACGAATACTTGGAGAATCTTGAAGCATGAGTCTGCACTGCTCCTGGATATAACCAACTTCTAGCAAATTCACCGTGCCTTCCATCAGTGCTCGACATACTAGCAGGGAATCAGATTCAAGAGTAACCCTCTGAATTGATTGTTCCATAATCCATGATAAAGCCTCCCTTACACCAATACATTCAGCCTCCATTACAGTTGCTGGCCGGGGTAACGAAATACACTTACCTCCTACAAATGCTCCTTCCTGATCACGAAGTACCATGCCTACAGAAAAAGATTCATGTCCCGGGAAAAATGATGCATCAACATTAAGTTTCAGCTCCCCTGGTTCTGGAGGTTGCCATCTTCTCAATTTGCTGGCTCCCTTAACGTTCACAGCTCTCCTGTCCACACTTGTTTTACGAGCAGACTTCCACTCATTATACACTTTAAACGTGTTCTCCATAGCAATTGTAGGGTTCATCCATTGGTTCTGCCAGACCTTTTTGTTTCTCCAAAACCAAATACCCCAAAGCACCAGGCAGATAGAGACAATCTCTTCATGTTTAGCAGTGGCCAATTTCTGAAGTAACCAATCTGGAGCTGAATACACCTCCCTCATGTTATACTTGAGATCAACAGATTGCCAACAACTCTCCGCAAATCTACAGTCGAAAAATAAGTGAAGAAGGTGTTCAACATCCGCATTACACATGGGACATGTAATTGGAAGTCTAACACCTTTATGTATCAACCTTATTCGAACTGGGACATTATTCCTGCACAATCTCCAAACAAAAATCTTAACCTTATGAGGGATCGATAATCGCCAAATTCGTCGCCAACCCTCTGATTGAGTACAACTAGAGTTACCAGTATAAAGGTCTTGCCAAACACGATATCCAGTCTTCACATTATATATTCCATCAGTCGACTTGGACCACACTATTCGATCTTCAACTTGACGTTGCGGCACAATCGTTGCCAGAATAGCTAAGGCATCACCATTGCTGAATAACTCACGAACTCTCACAGGATCCCAGATTTTTGAACCTGGATAGAATAGAGTCTCCACTTTCTCATTTCGCCCCTCATATATCTGTAAATCATCAACTCTATAGTCATGTTTCTGAGCTAACCAAGGATCTCTCGTTGCTATTACGGACTGGCCATCACCAATCACCCATCGAAAACCTGCAGCCAACTTTTCCTTTGCTTGCCAAATTCCCATCCAGATAAAACTAGGATTTCTACCTTTATTTGCTTCCAGAATGCTGCTACATGGGAAGTAACGAGCTTTTAAAACTCTAGTGACCAAGAGTTCCGGATTTTGAATGCATCTCCATATGTGTTTTCCCAGCAGAGCTATATTAAACccatacatatttttaaaacccATTCCACCTTTGCATTTTGGACCCGTCATTTCCTCCCATGACAACCACCTCACCCCCTTACCTGCAGCAGGTCCCGAACTCCACCAATAAGCGTTAAATTGCCGTTCAATCTCCTGTATTAGAGTTTTTGGGAGCAAAAAGCACATcatgcaataagatggtagagCCTGAGCTACATTCTTTATCAGGATTGTTTTCCCTGCTCGAGATATTGGTCTAGACTTCCAGCTATCAATACGCTTACAGACTCTCTCTTTCACAAACCCAAAAACTCGCTTTTTGGATCGACCTATTAGAGACGGCAGTCCCAGGTAATTACTTGTTGTAATATCCCCATGAACACCAAGAATATTAGAAATTTCCTGCTGCTTATCCCTTCTAACATTCGAGCTATAAAACACCCCGGACTTCAAGTAATTCACTGCCTGGCCTGAGCTATTTGCATAATCACTCAATAATCTTTTGATAGTAAGAGCTTCATCACTCGTTGCTTTAAAGAAGAGAAAGCTGTCATCAGCAAAAAGGAGATGAGAAATCTCTGGAGCACCTGGACAAACCTGACACCCATGAATGTGACCTGCCTCTACTGCATCATTTAATAGGTTTGACAACCCATCCACACAGAACAAAAATAGATACGGCGAGAGTGGATCTCCCTGTCGAAGCCCTCTCTTAGGTATTATTGGACCTACATTCATTCCATTAAAGCACACATCATAAGACACAGTAGTAACACATCTCATCATCCAGCTAATCCACTTTGAGTTAAAACCAAGAGCCTGCATTCTCCATTTTAAGTAATCCCAATTCACTCTATCATATGCTTTGCTAATATCTAGCTTCAGAGCTACCTCTCCCTCACTACCCCGTTTATCGCCTCTCATATGATGAATCAACTCGAAGGCCACCACCACATTATCAGTTATACATCTACCTGGCACAAAAGCAGACTGTTGTTCAGAAATGAGCCCCGGTAATACATGCTTCAGCCTATTTGCTAGCACCTTAGCcattattttgtataaaacatTACATAAGGCTATAGGTCTATAATCCTTGAGAGAGCAGGCGTTGTCTTTTTTAGGAATTAAGACAACATTGGTATGATTCAAATCAGCCGGAAAAGAATTACCTTGTAACCAGTCACGACAGCACTCGAATACATCCTTACCTAACACCTTCCAAAAGTTTTGATAAAACGCTGGATTTAAACCATCCGGGCCTGACGCCTTGTCAGGATGCATTTGACTCATGGCTACAGAAAATTCTTCATAAGATACATCTGCAGTCAATGCTTGATTCTGCATCTGATTTACAATCCTTGGACTGCTAGTGCTTATGTTCGATCCTACTTCCGTTGGAGCTTCAAAGACTCGTTGATAATAATCTTTAATCAACTCACCCATATCTTCCGCCTTATCGATTCGAACTCCATCATCATtaacaagaaaattaattctgtTTGCCTTCTTTCTTGCTGTGGCAGATGCATGAAAAAACCGGGTATTTTCGTCTCCTTCTTTGAGCCAGAACAATTTAGCGCGCTGTTTCCAATACATCTCCTCATGTAATAGAGTTTCATTAAGTTTGTCTCTCACTGCTAGATACTCCTTAACGCTATGATCATCAGTTCTCTCTCTTAAGGAGTCGAGGATAGCTTTCTGTCTCCGTACTTTCTCTTTAAATTTGTTGAAAAAATCTCTTCCCCATTTTTCCATAAAACGCGAGACTGACATCAGCTTGAGCATCAGATGAGACACAGGAAGATTCTCCCAACAATTCTTGACATCTGAGATAAATGAAGGATCTTTTAGCCAggtgttttcaaatttaaaccTGAAAACTTTCTTTGACATTGTGGTTTCTACTAACTTCAGAAACAGAGCTTCATGGTCCGAAACAGGCGTTGAGACCACCGTTAGATTACACAAAGGGAATAAACTCCACCAATTTGAATTTGCAAAGGCTCTGTCTAATCGCTCCCTAACCCATGCACTTGTTCCTCGTCCTCTTTCCCAAGTAAAACGACCCCCACTCAACTCAACTTCAGACAAAGAACTCATATCTAAAGCATGACGAAAACCACGCATAAGGTGCTCAGGATGTGGATGAATACCTTCCTTATCCGTGGAATAGAGAAGATCATTGAAGTCGCCCATAACACACCAGGGGAGTGTTGATAGAGTGGCTAGCTTACAAATTAGCTCCCAAGATTGTTTCCTCCTACTGCTCTCCGGCATTCCATAAAAACATGACAACCTCCACTTCggaatattattttcattgaAAATTACATCCACGTGATTTTGAGAATAACTTGAGACAAAACACTCCGCTCGACTATGCCAA of the Daucus carota subsp. sativus chromosome 4, DH1 v3.0, whole genome shotgun sequence genome contains:
- the LOC108216729 gene encoding putative receptor-like protein kinase At3g47110: MAPSVMFNNALSICTVFLLILPKFIFCASNETDHLALLAIKSRIIHDPSGITAAWNDSLHFCRWAGVTCGHLHQRVTVLNLTSLGLVGTLSPHIGNLTFLTGINLEVNDFYGKIPEEVGNLFRLKYLNMSNNSFSGEIPRNISGCLSLVQISLGFNRLTGKIPYELGSMQKLEKMKLHYNGLTGLIPDSFGNLSSISTFSLSVNNLEGNIPASLAKLKNLQFLGIGLNKLSGVIPPSVFNISSLVKITLPYNQLYGSLPSTLGFSLPNLQVLNLGHNLISGSLPESLSNASNLLEIDVDGSQFTGKVSVDFGGLPNLWWLVLSSNHLEGDLSFMKSLTTCRLLKMLVLSDNQFEGVLPNAIANLSTELLTLRLGSNKLSGSIPSAIGNLVNLTELQLQTNKFSGSIPKSIGNLRMLRRLNLSENELSGSIPPSLSSIPQLYSLHLEKNRLNGTVPPTFGNFQYLQDLDLSQNTLDGTIPESIMGLSSLTISLNLAQNHLNGSLPSKIGALINLAYLDVSDNMLSGEISSSLSRCLALEHLHMEGNFFQGSIPPSFKFLKGLQVMDVSRNNLSGKLPNFLQIISLKKLNLSFNRFEGEVPREGIFRNRTAVSIDGNRYLCGGVPEFHLVSCPQNEEEKGKTFFGLKLLIPILTGLLALVLLMSILIIRRLRKTKKEPSIASSSTRGFFMNVSYQNLYEATGGFSSTNLIGSGSFGSVYKGVLDPDGTDVAVKVLHLYQRGAIKSFIAECEVLRNTRHRNLVKVLTACSSIDSQTNEFKALVYEYMPNGSLESWLHHITRPDEAFNEPRTLNLFQRLNIAIDVASALDYLHHQCHKPIVHCDLKPSNILLDNDMTAHVGDFGLAKFIPDSNSKSYSNQSSSVGLRGTIGYAPPEYGMGSKLSPDGDVYAYGILLLEMFTRKRPTDSLFVEGLDLHKFVKTSLPDQITNIVDPTLLSALEVDNENDDEETVAMNNLGMEQLNVDQMQECLASILNIGVACSGESPRERMDIGDVIKELQLIKEILRASGMNFSSISQSTKFEGSSSRSAATNWKNVL